A segment of the Bacillus licheniformis DSM 13 = ATCC 14580 genome:
ATGTGAAATTAGCTGTAGTTTTTTATAGTATGGGCGGAACAAACTATCAATTAGCAAAATGGGCTGCAGAAGGCGCAAAAGAAGCAGGCGCTGACGTCAAAGTATTAAAAGTACAAGAATTGGCTCCGCAATCAGTTATTGAAGGAAATGAAGTATGGAAAGCAACTGTTGATGCAACAAAAGACATTCCAGTCGTAACCTCAGAAGATATAGAGTGGGCAGACGCTATTATATTCAGTACACCAACGCGTTTTGGCAATATGGCATCCCAAATGAAACAGTTTCTTGATACACAAGGCGGACTTTGGGCAAACGGCAAGACAGTTAATAAAGTTGTAAGTGCAATGTCCTCCGCTCAAAATCCACATGGTGGTCAAGAAGCGACGATCTTGTCCTTATATACTTCAATGATGCACTGGGGAGCTATTATTGCTTCTCCTGGATACACTGATCCTGTCCTATTTGGGGCTGGCGGAAATCCATATGGAACGAGTGTTACAGTCGATCAAGACGGGAAGATGATTGAAGACGTAGAAGCCGCAGTGAAACATCAAGCAAAACGAACGGTGACCGTAGCTGAATGGGTCAAAAAGGGCAATCAGTAATATTTGAAATTTAAAAGAGCCAAATGACTGGCTCTTTTTTTAGTTGGTTCAGTTGAGCCGTTTTTCTTATTTGATGTCTTCATTTGACTGCGAACACGCCATAATTGCGCGGCATAAGGAATAAGATATCCGACATATCCTATAACGATGCCCGTGCAGGAGGAATCCGTCTTTTAAGTTGATGATTTCACAATGATAAAATTTTTTTCTATTAAATTTTAAAAAAATGAAACTTTAAGTTCATATGAACGTAAACATAAGTGAAATGATTTTATTTAGTCATACGATCAATCAACAAATGCAAAAGGGGTGAAACAAAAGTGAAAGTCATGATTGGTTCGATCATATTGCTGCTCATTATAGGGTTTGGCGTATGGCTTATGTTGAGCCCGCTTTTTAAAAAAGTCGGAAGCGGGGCGACCAAAATAAAGAAAACGCTGGAGGACGACAAAGATGAATGAAAAACAACCAAAGAAAAATAAAAACAAAACGCTGCTCGGCGGAATCATTGTCGCTGCCGCTTTAATTATTGGAGGATTCACGGCCTCCCTGTTCATCGAGAAAATCCCGAACGGATATGTCGGCGTCGTTTATTCCCCGAATGGCGGGGTAAAATCGGAAACGCTGGATCAAGGCTGGCATTTAGTCGGGCTGTTTGACAAAGTCACAAGATATCCGGTACGGATGCAGACTGTAAACAATCAGGATATTCAAGTGGCTACTTCCGACGGCAAAAACATCTCAATGGACATTGCCTACAACTATGTCGTTCAGCCTGATAAAGTCGTAGAATTGTTTAATAAATTCGGAGCGGTCGATATTGAATCAATCGAAAACAGCTACTTGAAAACAAGGCTGTGGGACGCTGCGAGAAAGTCGATTTCCAAATATTCCGTCATTGATACATACGGACAAAAATCATCTGATGCCGCTGCAGAAATTCAAAAAACATTTGCAGATGATATGAAGGGGCTCGGCTTTGTCATTGACGATTTAACACTCGGCGTGCCGAAGCCTGATAAAGCGACTCAGGAAGCGATTGACGCGCGCGTGAAGTCTTCGCAGGAACTGGAAAGAACACAGACGGAGCTGAAGATCGCCGAAGCGGAAGCGAAAAAGAAAAAGATCGAAGCCCAAGGTATTGCCGAGTACAACGAAATTATTAAAAAGTCGATGTCGGATGAAATGATCAAGTATCAATGGATCCAAAAATGGGACGGAAAAATGCCTAAAGCGACCGGATCGAATTCCCTGATCCAGATTCCGACCGATGAGAAAGGAAAATAAAACGAAAAAAATCCCTTGCCAAGGGATTTTTTTCGTCTCGGGCGCACGTATATAATGGTGTTAACAATCGTTTCTGAGACAGGGGGTAAGATGTTGTTTGCTCCGGAAGCCATTCTCCGTACGTGGAGAAAATTTGACTCTTTTCCGATGGAAACGCTGACAAAAGCATGGTTTTATCATCAGGCAGGAGATGGGAGACAGCGGGAAGTATCGATGATGAAGGAGCACTATCAAGAGTACGGGATTGCCGGCAATTGTTTTGACCTTTCGATTTGGCTGCTGGATGAGTTCACAAAAGACGGAGTGGAAGCTTTTCCAATCGGCCGTTCGTTCAAAACGGAACGCGCGCATGCCGCAGTCATCGCCCTTGATGAAAGAGGCCGGCGCTTTTTGTGTGATCTGGGAGACCAATGGCTGCATCCGATTCTGATCGATTGCGAATCTGAAGATTATACCAATGAAAAGCTGGGCGGTTTTTTCCCTGCCGCACAAGTTCAAGTCATGCCGACAGCCGGCGGAGTTGAGGTCCTTTACCATCGGCCGAACGGAAAGGTGTCGACTCAAGTCTACAATACAGACCCTGTTGACATGTCCGTTTTTTTAAAGGCGGCTGAATACTCGCAGGCGGCATTGAAGCCTGCGCCTTTACTGGAATGCAGAATTCCGTTTCAGCATGAAATCGCCCATTGGGAATTCAGCGGCTGGGACATATATCTTAGTACGAGCAAAGGATTATACAGAGAAGCGAAGCCGGACACAATCGAAGGATGGACTGAAAAAATCCACGATATCTCAGGATACGATAAAAATGTTCTCAAGAAAGCATTGGAGATTTATCAAACCCGCGCGTGATCTTAAACCTTGAAAAAAACTCATT
Coding sequences within it:
- the wrbA gene encoding NAD(P)H:quinone oxidoreductase, yielding MSNVKLAVVFYSMGGTNYQLAKWAAEGAKEAGADVKVLKVQELAPQSVIEGNEVWKATVDATKDIPVVTSEDIEWADAIIFSTPTRFGNMASQMKQFLDTQGGLWANGKTVNKVVSAMSSAQNPHGGQEATILSLYTSMMHWGAIIASPGYTDPVLFGAGGNPYGTSVTVDQDGKMIEDVEAAVKHQAKRTVTVAEWVKKGNQ
- a CDS encoding prohibitin family protein, yielding MNEKQPKKNKNKTLLGGIIVAAALIIGGFTASLFIEKIPNGYVGVVYSPNGGVKSETLDQGWHLVGLFDKVTRYPVRMQTVNNQDIQVATSDGKNISMDIAYNYVVQPDKVVELFNKFGAVDIESIENSYLKTRLWDAARKSISKYSVIDTYGQKSSDAAAEIQKTFADDMKGLGFVIDDLTLGVPKPDKATQEAIDARVKSSQELERTQTELKIAEAEAKKKKIEAQGIAEYNEIIKKSMSDEMIKYQWIQKWDGKMPKATGSNSLIQIPTDEKGK